The DNA region AATCCGTCGACTGGCCGCGGCTTCGCGCCGCGGCCGGTTCGGCCATGCGCCGCGCCTACGCCCCCTACTCCCGGTACCCGGTGGGGGCGGCGGCGCTGGCCGACGACGGGCGAACCGTCACCGGCTGCAACGTCGAGAACGCCTCCTACGGGCTGACGCTGTGCGCCGAGTGCGGCCTGGTGTCGGCCCTGCACGCCACCGGCGGCGGCCGGCTCACCGCCTTCACCTGTGTGGACGGCGAGGAGCGGCTGCTGATGCCGTGCGGCCGGTGCCGCCAGCTGCTCTACGAGCACGGCGGCCCCGGCCTCCTGCTCGACACCCCGGAGGGGGTCCTGCGCATGGACGACGTGCTCCCGCAGGCGTTCGGCCCCCACGACCTCGAACGCTGACCCTGGAAGAGAGGACGCCATGGACGTCATCGACATCATCGTCACCAAGCGCGACGGCGGTGAACTGCAGCCGGGGCAGATCGACTGGGTGATCGACGCCTACACGCGCGGGGCCATCGCCGAGGAGCAGATGGCGGCGCTGAACATGGCGATCGTGTGGCGCGGCATGACGCGCGCCGAGGTGAGTAGGTGGACCGCGGCGATGCTGGGCTCCGGCGACCGGCTGGACTTCTCCGACCTGCCGCGGCCCACCACCGACAAGCACTCCACCGGCGGGGTCGGCGACAAGATCACGCTGCCGCTCACGCCCGCGGTCGCCGCGTGCGGCGCCGCCGTGCCGCAGCTGTCCGGCCGCGGGCTCGGGCACACCGGCGGCACCCTGGACAAGCTGGAGTCGATCCCCGGGTGGCGGGCCGAGCTGTCCCCCGCCGAGATGCGCCGCTCGCTCACCGATGTCGGCGGGGTGATCTGCGCGGCGGGCGCCGGCCTGGCCCCGGCCGACCGGAAGCTCTATGCGCTGCGCGACGTCACCGGGACCGTCGAGTCCATCCCGCTGATCGCCGGCTCCATCATGTCCAAGAAACTCGCGGAGGGCACGGGCTCGCTGGTGCTCGACGTCAAGGTCGGCTCCGGCGCGTTCATGAAGGACACCGAATCGGCCCGGGAGCTCGCCCGGACCATGGTCGACATCGGCAATGACAACGGTGTCCGCACGGTCGCCCTGCTCACCGCGATGGACGCGCCGCTGGGCCGGCAGGTCGGCAACGCCCTGGAGGTCGCCGAGGCCCTGGAGGTCCTGGCCGGCGGCGGCCCGGACGACGTCGTCGAACTCACCGTGAGGCTGGGCCGCGAGATGCTCGCGGCCGCCGGCCTGCCCGGTGCCAAGGACCCCGCCGACGCCCTGCGCGACGGGTCGGCCATGGACGCCTGGCGCCGGATGATCCGCGCCCAGGGCGGCGACCCCGACGCCCCGCTCCCGGTGGCCGCCGAACGCCGGGAGATCCTGGCCCCGGCCTCGGGCACCCTCACCCGGCTCGACGCCCACGCGGTCGGCATGGCCGCCTGGCGCCTGGGTGCCGGCCGCGCCCGCAAGGAGGACCCGGTGTCCCCGGGCGCGGGTGTCACCCTCCACGCCGAACCCGGCGACCATGTCCGCGTGGGTCGGCCCCTGTTCACCCTGCACACCGACGACCCCGCCCGCTTCGACCGCGCCGCCGAATCCCTCACCGACGCCGTCACCCTGGACGGCGAGGACACCCGCCTCCCCCTGGTCATCGACCGGATCGGCTGATGTCGGGGGCCGATCTCAGCGACCCGCTTTCCGGGCGGTGGCACGGGTGGCACGCTATGTCACGTGGAGACACAGTCACCGAGTCCAGGTGAGAGTCCGCGTGAGATTTCCCAGCGCGACCTGCGCCAGCGATCCGCCGAAATCATGGATGCGGTCGAACAGGGCCAGCGGTTCTCTGTCACAAGGAACGGTCAGCACATCGGCAATCTGACACCGGCCCGCCAGCGCCGTACCTACATCACACGCGCAGAGTTCGCAGCCATAGCGAAGAAGATTCCAGATACGGAATACGGAGATCTTCGCGGCGAAATCGACCAGTACATCGACTCTGACCCCTTCTACGACCCGTACGACAGGGCCCACCGCCGGGGGGAATTCACCGAGGAAGAAGAAGCGGCAGGATGACGCACCCCATCGGACTCATCGACACCAACGTTGTCGTGCTGTGGGGTGCGGTCAATGCCGACGAGCTTCCCGAACGGGTCACGATCTCCTCGATCACCCTTGCCGAGCTCTCCATCGGCCCCATGATCACCTCATCCCCAAGCCAAATGGCCAAACGCCTCAGCATCCTGCAGTGGGCCGAGTCGGCGTTTGATCCGATTCCGTTCGACAGTGACGCCGCGCGAGAGTATGGGGCGGTTTGGGCGGCCACACGGCCAGCCGGACGCGACCCGCGGCGCCGGATCGCGGATCTGCTCATCGCGTGCATCGCGATCTCTCACCGGGTTCCCCTGTACACGGTCAATCCGAAGGATTTCCGCGGACTGGAGCACCTTCTCACCATTGAAGCCGTGACCCACCCCGACAAGAACTAGGCGTTCTCGGAGACCTGCGGGAACAGACGCCGGACCGCTTGCCTCAGCTCCCCGATGCGGGCGTCGGCCTTGACGCGGGTGTCGGCGGGCTCGCCCTCCACGGGGAGGATGACCTCCAGGTAGGCCTTGAGCTTGGGTTCGGTGCCCGAGGGGCGCAGGGTGACGCGGGCGCGGGCCGGGCCGCCGAGGCGGTAGCGCAGGGCGTCGGTGGGCGGCAGGCCGTCGCGGCCCTCGGCGAAGTCCTCGACCTCCTCGACCTCCAGGGTGCCGAAGGCGCGCGGGGGTTCGGCGCGCAAGCGGCGCATGGTGGACGTCAGCAGGGACAGGTCGCTCACCCGCACCGCGACCTGGGCGGTGCGGTGCAGGCCGTAGCGGCGGGCCTGGTCGTCGAGCAGGTCGAGGAGGGTGCGGCCGCCGTCGCGCTTGGCCTCGGCGGCCATCGCGGCCACGGCCAGGGCCGCGCCGATGCCGTCCTTGTCCGCCACCGGCCGGGAGCTGTCCCCGCCCAGGCAGTAGCCCAGCGCCTCCTCGTAGCAGAAGACGTTGCGCTCCCCGGGGCCGCCCGCGCGGGCCAGCCACTTGAAGCCGGTCAGCGTCTCCTCGCAGCGCACCCCGTAGTCCGCGGCGATCTTGGGCAGCAGCCCGGCCGACACGATCGTGGTGGCCACCACCCGGTCGTGCCCCTCGGTGTGCCGCAGGGTGTACTCGGCCAGCAGCCCGCCGACCTCGTCGCCGGTGAGCAGCCCGTGCCCCGGGATCGCCACCGCGACCCGGTCGGCGTCGGGGTCGTTGGCGATGACGAGGTCGCTGCCGTGGGCGCGGCCGGCGGCCAGGGCGAGGTCCATGGCGCCCGGCTCCTCGGGGTTGGGGAACTCCACGGTCGGGAAGTCCGGGTCGGGGTCCGCCTGCTCCAGCACGAGGCCCGGCGCCGGGAAGCCGACCCGCTCGAACGCCGTCACCAGGGTCGACGCCCCGACCCCGTGCAGGGGTGTGTAGGTGACGGACACGTCCCGGTCCGAGCCGAGCGGCAGCGCGCCGACGGCGTCCAGGTACCGGTCGACGATCTCCTCGTCGACGACGGTCCAGCCGCCGCCGAGCTTGAGCTCGTCGACGGGGCCGACGGCGTCGATCGCGGCGGAGATCTCGGCGTCGGCCGGAGCGACGATCTGGCTGCCGGCGTCCGGCCCCTCGCCGCCGACGTAGACCTTGTAGCCGTTGTCCTGCGGCGGGTTGTGGCTGGCCGTCACCATGATCCCGGCGTCGGCCCCCAGCGCGCGCACCGCGTAGGCCAGGACGGGGGTGGGCAGCGGCCGGGGCAGTACCAGGGCGGTGCACCCGGCCCCGGTGAGCACGGCCGCGGTGTCCTCGGCGAAGTCGGCGGAGCGGTGGCGGGCGTCGTAGCCGATGACCGCGCACCGGCCCGCCCCCAGCCACCGGGCCACCCCGGCGGCGGCGCGCATGACGGTGACCCTGTTCATCCGGTTCGGCCCGGCGCCCAGCGCACCGCGCAGCCCGGCCGTGCCGAACTCCAGCCGGGCGCCGAAGCGGTCGGCCAGGGCGGCCTCGTCGCCGGCGTCGAGGATGGCCTTCAGCTCGTCGCGGGTCTGCGGGTCGGGGTCCTGTTGCAGCCAGGCCTCGGCCTGCTCACGGTGCGATGCGCCCATGGTCTCCACGTCCTTCCGAACGACCCGCCCTTTCCTCGATGATCTCGGGGGTATCGACCTCATACTCGCCGGTATTCGGTCGATATCCCCGCGATCAACGGGGGGAGGGGTCGGCCAGGGTCAGAGCTTGTCGGTGACGGCCGCGAGGAGTGCGCCGACGTCGCCGGCGGAGCGGCGTCCGGCGGCCAGCACCTCCTGGTGGTCGAGGTCGGCGCCCTCCAGTCCCGCGGCGATGTTGGTGACCAGGGAGATCCCCAGAACCTCGGCCCCCAGCTCACGGGCGGCGATCGCCTCCAGGACGGTGGACATGCCCACCAGGTCGGCGCCCAGGGAGCGGAGCATCCGGATCTCGGCCGGGGTCTCGAAGTGCGGGCCGGGCATGGCCGCGTACACGCCCTCGCTCAGCGACGGCTCCGCCTCCTTGGCCAGGTCGCGCAGCCGCGCGCTGTAGGTCCGGGAGAGGTCGACGAAGGTCGCACCGGTGAGCGGGCTGCGGGTGGTGAGGTTGAGGTGGTCGGCGATGAGCACGGGGGTGCCGACCCCGACCTTCGGATCGAGCGACCCGGCGGCGTTGGTCAGGATGACCGTGGAGGCGCCCGCCGCGACCGCGGTGCGCACGCCGTGCGCCACGGCGTCGGGGCCGTGGCCCTCGTACAGGTGGGTGCGGCCGAGGAAGACCAGCAGCTTCTTGTCGCCGCGGGCGACGCTGCGGACGGTGCCGCTGTGCCCCTGGACGGCGGGCGGCAGGAAGCCGGGCAGGTCGACGGAGGGGAACTCGTCGTCGGCGTCGCCGAGCAGGTCGGCGGCGGGGGCCCAGCCCGAGCCCATGACGAGCGCGGCGTCGTAGGCCGTGACGCCGGTCCGCGAGCGCAGCTCCTCGGCTGCCTTCTGGGCCATCTGCTTGGGGTCGGTACTCACTGCTGTTTCTCCTCACGGTCACAGTGGTAGGCGGAAGGGCCCACGGGGCGATCTTTTCCCGTCGCCGCCCGTTGGGGCAATGCCGAACCGCCCAGGGGGGTGGAACCTTTTGTCATCTGGAGAACTGCGGATACGTCAGTGGATGGGGCGGCGCATGACCTGCTGCGGTCCCGCGTCGCCGCCGAGATAGCGCCGCCCGGTCCGTTCGAAGCCTCCGGCGAGGTAGGAGCGGATGGCGGGGGGATTGTCCTCGTTCACGGTCAGCAGGATCTCGCGGGCGTCGGGGGCGACCGCCCGCGCAAGCGGGTCGAGGGCGGCGCAGGCGGCGCGGCCGATGCCCCGGCCCTGCCATTCGGGGGCGAGGTAGAACGCCCGCAGCAGCAGGGCCCGCCCCGGGGCGTCGGTGAGCTCGGCGAGGATCCCGCGCCGGTCGAGGATGCCGAACCCGACCGGTCGTCCGGTGTGCAGCACGGCGAAGGGGGTGCGGTGGGGATCGGCGTCGGCGCGCGGCAGCGCCTCCACGGCGTCGCGCGCGAAGCGGCGCTGCCCCGGGGCGAGCCGCATCTTGAGCACGGCCGCGCGCGCCCGCCGCACCGCGGGTGTGTCCTCGTCGAGGCGGAGCAGCGCGACGTCGGCGCCGCTCGCCGCGGCCGCCGGTTCGGCTGTCCGTCGATCCACCACCGCTGTCTCCCGCTTCGTCGTCGGGCCGGTCGGCTCCGGTCAGATCCCGACCGGGTGCCAGACCGTCTTGATCTCCAGGAAGGGCTTGAGTCGGCCGATGCCGGGGTCCGCCAGCCAGTCGGTGCCGTCGGTGGGCCGCAGCACCCGCTTGAGGGTGGTGGCGGCGCTCGACTCCAGCTCGGCCGCGAGGTCGCCGGCGCCGGTCAGGTCGAGGGCGTTGACGTCGGCGTGGGCGGCCAGCGGCGGGGCGAGCTCGGCGGTGCGGCCGGTGAGGATGTTGACCACGCCGCCGGGCAGGTCGGAGGTGGCCAGTGCCTCGGCCAGGGACACGGCCGGCAGCGGGGCGCGTTCACTGGCCACGACCACGGCGGTGTTGCCGGTCGCGATGACCGGCGCGATGACCGACACCAGGCCGAGGAGCGGCGCGTCCTGGGGCGCGATGACGGCGACGACACCGGTGGGCTCGGGGGCCGACTGGTTGGAGTACGGCCCGGAGACGGGGTTGGTGCCGCCGATGACCTGCTGGAACTTGTCGGCCCACCCGGCGTGGTAGACCCAGCGGTCGATGGCGGCCGACACCAGTGTCTCGGCCTTGGCCCGGCCGACCCCGTCGGCGGCGATGATGTCGGCGGCGAACTGGGCGCGGCGGCCCTCCATCATCTCCGCGACGCGGTAGAGGATCTGTCCCCTGTTGTAGGCGGTCCGCCCGGACCAGCCGCCGAACGCCGCGCGCGCAGCGACGACGGCGTCGCGGGCGTCCTTGCGGGAGGCCATGCTCGCGTTGCCGAGGTGGTCGCCCTGTGCCGAGGTCACCGCATAGCTCCTGCCCGATTCCGAACGGGGGAACGCCCCGCCGACGTAGAGCTTGTAGGTCTTGCGAACCGCGAGGCGCTGTTCAGACAAGGTAACCCTCCAGTCCGTGGCGTCCGCCCTCCCGGCCGTAGCCGGATTCCTTGTAGCCGCCGAACGGGCTCGTCGGGTCGAACTTGTTGAACGTGTTGGACCACACCACTCCGGCGCGCAGGCGTTCCACGGTCCAGAGCATGCGCGACCCCTTCTCGGTCCACACACCGGCGGACAGGCCGTAGGGGGTGTTGTTGGCCTTGGTCACGGCCTCGTCCGGGGTGCGGAAGGTCAGCACGGACAGCACCGGTCCGAAGATCTCCTCGCGTGCGATCCGGTGCGCCTGGGTGACGCCGGTGAAGACGGTGGGCCTGAACCAGTAGCCGCGTTCGGGCAGCTCGCAGGCGGGGGACCAGCGTTCGGCGCCTTCGTCGGCACCGGCCCGGGCCAGGTCGGTGATCCGGGCGAGCTGGTCGGCGGAGTTGATGGCGCCGATGTCGGTGTTCTTGTCCAGCGGGTCACCGAGCCGCAGCCGCTCGACGCGCGCCTTGAGCCGCTCCAGCAGCTCCTCGGCGATGGATTCCTGCACCAGCAGCCGCGAGCCCGCGCAGCACACGTGCCCCTGGTTGAAGAAGATGCCGGTGACGATGCCCTCGACCGCCTGGTCCAGGGCGGCGTCGTCGTAGACGATGTTGGCGCCCTTGCCGCCGAGCTCCAGGCCCAGCTTCTTGCCGGTCCCGGCGACGGCGCGGGCGATCTCCCGGCCCACGGCGGTGGACCCGGTGAAGGCGACCTTGTCGGCCCCGGGGTGGGCGACCAGGTGGCGGCCGGTCTCACCGGCTCCGGTGACGATGTTGACGACGCCGGGCGGCAGCTCCGCCTCCTGGCAGATCTCCGCGAAGACCAGGGCGGACAGCGGGGTGGTCTCGGCCGGTTTGAGCACCACCGTGTTGCCCGCGGCCAGCGCGGGGGCGATCTTCCAGGCCAGCATCAGCAGGGGGAAGTTCCACGGGATGACCTGTGCGGCCACGCCGAGCGGCCGCGGATCGGGGCCGACACCGGCGTAGGCGAGCTTGTCGGCCCACCCCGCGTGGTAGAAGAAGTGCGCGGCGACCAGCGGCAGGTCGACGTCGCGGGTCTCCTTGATCGGCTTGCCGTTGTCCAGCGTCTCCAGCACCGCCAGCTCGCGGGAGCGCTCCTGCAGGATGCGGGCGATGCGGAAGAGGTACTTGCCGCGCTCGGCGCCGGGCATCGGCCCCCACACCGTCTCGAAGGCGCGCCGGGCCGCCGCCATGGCGCGGTCGACGTCGGCGTCACCGCACACGGCGACCTCGGCCAGCGGCTCCTCGTCGGCCGGGTTGACGGTGGCCAGGTACTCGCCGGTCTGGGCGGGAGCGAACTCGCCGTCGATGAACGGCTCGTAGGTCGACCGCAGCGAGACGACGGCGCGCGACTCGGGCGCCGGGGCGTAGGAAAGGATCTGCTCTGCCACTGCTCGGCCTCTCAGTCCAGCGTGTAGTAGTCGGGGCCGGGGTAGCTGCCGGTGGTCAGCTTGGTGCGCTGCATCAGCAGGTCGTTGAGCAGGCTGGAGGCCCCGAGGCGGAAGTGGTCCGGGTCCAGCCACGCCGCGCCGGCGACCTCGTTGACCAGGACGAGGTTGCGGATGGCGTCCTTGGTGGTGCGGATGCCGCCGGCCGGTTTGACGCCGACGCGGTGCCCGGTGGCCGCGTGGTGGTCGCGGACCGCCTCCAGCATGATCAGGGTGACCGGCAGGGTGGCGGCGGGCGCGATCTTGCCGGTCGAGGTCTTGATGAAGTCGGCCCCGGCGTGGATCGCCAGCCAGGAGGCGCGCCGCACGTTGTCGTAGGTGGCCAGCTCGCCGGTCTCCAGGATGACCTTGAGGTGGGCGCCGCCGCAGGCCTCCTTGACGGCGGCGATCTCCTCGACGACCTTGCGGTAGTCGCCGGCGAGGAACGCACCGCGGTCGATCACCATGTCGATCTCGGTGGCGCCGTCGGCGACCGCCTGGCGGGTGTCGGCGAGCTTGGCTTCCAGCGGTGCCCGTCCGGCCGGGAACGCCGTCGCGACCGAGGCCACTCCCACGCCCGTCCCGGCGAGCGCATCGACGGCCACCGCGACCAGGTCGGGGTAGACGCACACGGCCGCGGCACTCGGGGCGGTCGGGTCGGCGGGATCGGGCCGCACCGCCTTCGCGCTCAGCGCGCGCACCTTGCCGGGGGTGTCGGCGCCCTCCAGCGTCGTCAGGTCGACCATGCGGATCGCCAGGTCGATCGCCTGGGCCTTGGCGGTGGTCTTGATCGAACGCGTGGACAGGTCGGCGGCGCGGGCCCGCGCGCCCACCTCGTCCACACCGGGGAGTCCATGCAGATACGCGCGCAGCGACGCGTTGGACGCCGCCGTGTCGGGCGCGGAGGCCAATACGGAGTCGGGCACAGGGCACCTTCGTGGTGTCGGAGATTCGACGGTGATCCAGGTCATGCGATGTCGATCGGACGACATCGTACCCATCTGACGCATGATTCACCGACATGCACTGACTCGTGACCTGAAACCAGGACACTTCGTAGAGGGGCACGAACCACCCGCCCGGACTCTGGAGGTCCCTCCAATGCCGCGCACCCTGCTGCCGGGAAGGGCGGCTAGCCTGGGAGGGCCGGGGCCGGACCCGCACCGCGACGTCCCCCACCGGCGACGACACCGACCACCAGACGGCGCAGCCGAGCGAGGGGACCGATGGCCGAGTTCCGGATCACGTCGGACGACGACGGGATCGACCTGCGCCGTCTGGCCGCCGCACTGGTCGAGTCCCAGGGCTGGCCGCGCGACCAGGTGAGCATCTGGGAGAACCGCGGGTCCGGAGGCGTCGTCGTCACCGTGGACGACGCGCTGCTGGCCACCGGCGAGCCCGACCCGCTGACCCTGCCCCGGCACACCCGCAGTGACGTGCACCGGGCCTGTGAACTGCTGCGTCACCGCGACCCCTCCCTGCGGGGGGTGGACTTCCCCGGCCTGCGCGACGAGGCCGCCCGGTTCTTCGCCGCGGGCTGGTCGATCGCCGACCTGCTGCACGCCCTCAGCCACCGCCACGACGGCGCCCCGTGGCCGCGCGGCGAGGGCTACCAGGGAATCGAGTGGCTGGAACACCGGCTCCGCAGCTGGAAGACGCCGACCGGCGACATCCGCCCCTCGGTCTCCCAGGAAGCCGCCCAGCTGCGGATCGTGGGCCGCGCCGGGCTTCCCGAGGACATCGGGATGCCCGGGGAGCAGCCCGCGGCCCGCCGCACGGCCACACCGGAGGCGGCCCGCGCCGCGGCCGACGACGCCCGCCGCCTGATGCGCGCGGGCACCCGCACCACCAGCGACGCGCTGGGCCACCGCGAGCGGACGGCCGCGCACATCAACCGTCCCAAGGGGACGCAGGCACCGGGCGGCGACGACTGGGGGTAGGGCGTGTTCCGCGGATCACGCCCCGACGGCGCCGAGGACCGCCCCGCCGGGAGCCGCAGGGCGACGTCGAA from Nocardiopsis mwathae includes:
- a CDS encoding aldehyde dehydrogenase family protein, with amino-acid sequence MAEQILSYAPAPESRAVVSLRSTYEPFIDGEFAPAQTGEYLATVNPADEEPLAEVAVCGDADVDRAMAAARRAFETVWGPMPGAERGKYLFRIARILQERSRELAVLETLDNGKPIKETRDVDLPLVAAHFFYHAGWADKLAYAGVGPDPRPLGVAAQVIPWNFPLLMLAWKIAPALAAGNTVVLKPAETTPLSALVFAEICQEAELPPGVVNIVTGAGETGRHLVAHPGADKVAFTGSTAVGREIARAVAGTGKKLGLELGGKGANIVYDDAALDQAVEGIVTGIFFNQGHVCCAGSRLLVQESIAEELLERLKARVERLRLGDPLDKNTDIGAINSADQLARITDLARAGADEGAERWSPACELPERGYWFRPTVFTGVTQAHRIAREEIFGPVLSVLTFRTPDEAVTKANNTPYGLSAGVWTEKGSRMLWTVERLRAGVVWSNTFNKFDPTSPFGGYKESGYGREGGRHGLEGYLV
- a CDS encoding type II toxin-antitoxin system Phd/YefM family antitoxin; protein product: METQSPSPGESPREISQRDLRQRSAEIMDAVEQGQRFSVTRNGQHIGNLTPARQRRTYITRAEFAAIAKKIPDTEYGDLRGEIDQYIDSDPFYDPYDRAHRRGEFTEEEEAAG
- a CDS encoding GNAT family N-acetyltransferase; the protein is MDRRTAEPAAAASGADVALLRLDEDTPAVRRARAAVLKMRLAPGQRRFARDAVEALPRADADPHRTPFAVLHTGRPVGFGILDRRGILAELTDAPGRALLLRAFYLAPEWQGRGIGRAACAALDPLARAVAPDAREILLTVNEDNPPAIRSYLAGGFERTGRRYLGGDAGPQQVMRRPIH
- a CDS encoding thymidine phosphorylase, with the protein product MDVIDIIVTKRDGGELQPGQIDWVIDAYTRGAIAEEQMAALNMAIVWRGMTRAEVSRWTAAMLGSGDRLDFSDLPRPTTDKHSTGGVGDKITLPLTPAVAACGAAVPQLSGRGLGHTGGTLDKLESIPGWRAELSPAEMRRSLTDVGGVICAAGAGLAPADRKLYALRDVTGTVESIPLIAGSIMSKKLAEGTGSLVLDVKVGSGAFMKDTESARELARTMVDIGNDNGVRTVALLTAMDAPLGRQVGNALEVAEALEVLAGGGPDDVVELTVRLGREMLAAAGLPGAKDPADALRDGSAMDAWRRMIRAQGGDPDAPLPVAAERREILAPASGTLTRLDAHAVGMAAWRLGAGRARKEDPVSPGAGVTLHAEPGDHVRVGRPLFTLHTDDPARFDRAAESLTDAVTLDGEDTRLPLVIDRIG
- a CDS encoding phospho-sugar mutase produces the protein MGASHREQAEAWLQQDPDPQTRDELKAILDAGDEAALADRFGARLEFGTAGLRGALGAGPNRMNRVTVMRAAAGVARWLGAGRCAVIGYDARHRSADFAEDTAAVLTGAGCTALVLPRPLPTPVLAYAVRALGADAGIMVTASHNPPQDNGYKVYVGGEGPDAGSQIVAPADAEISAAIDAVGPVDELKLGGGWTVVDEEIVDRYLDAVGALPLGSDRDVSVTYTPLHGVGASTLVTAFERVGFPAPGLVLEQADPDPDFPTVEFPNPEEPGAMDLALAAGRAHGSDLVIANDPDADRVAVAIPGHGLLTGDEVGGLLAEYTLRHTEGHDRVVATTIVSAGLLPKIAADYGVRCEETLTGFKWLARAGGPGERNVFCYEEALGYCLGGDSSRPVADKDGIGAALAVAAMAAEAKRDGGRTLLDLLDDQARRYGLHRTAQVAVRVSDLSLLTSTMRRLRAEPPRAFGTLEVEEVEDFAEGRDGLPPTDALRYRLGGPARARVTLRPSGTEPKLKAYLEVILPVEGEPADTRVKADARIGELRQAVRRLFPQVSENA
- a CDS encoding aldehyde dehydrogenase family protein encodes the protein MSEQRLAVRKTYKLYVGGAFPRSESGRSYAVTSAQGDHLGNASMASRKDARDAVVAARAAFGGWSGRTAYNRGQILYRVAEMMEGRRAQFAADIIAADGVGRAKAETLVSAAIDRWVYHAGWADKFQQVIGGTNPVSGPYSNQSAPEPTGVVAVIAPQDAPLLGLVSVIAPVIATGNTAVVVASERAPLPAVSLAEALATSDLPGGVVNILTGRTAELAPPLAAHADVNALDLTGAGDLAAELESSAATTLKRVLRPTDGTDWLADPGIGRLKPFLEIKTVWHPVGI
- a CDS encoding type II toxin-antitoxin system VapC family toxin; amino-acid sequence: MTHPIGLIDTNVVVLWGAVNADELPERVTISSITLAELSIGPMITSSPSQMAKRLSILQWAESAFDPIPFDSDAAREYGAVWAATRPAGRDPRRRIADLLIACIAISHRVPLYTVNPKDFRGLEHLLTIEAVTHPDKN
- the deoC gene encoding deoxyribose-phosphate aldolase, translated to MTWITVESPTPRRCPVPDSVLASAPDTAASNASLRAYLHGLPGVDEVGARARAADLSTRSIKTTAKAQAIDLAIRMVDLTTLEGADTPGKVRALSAKAVRPDPADPTAPSAAAVCVYPDLVAVAVDALAGTGVGVASVATAFPAGRAPLEAKLADTRQAVADGATEIDMVIDRGAFLAGDYRKVVEEIAAVKEACGGAHLKVILETGELATYDNVRRASWLAIHAGADFIKTSTGKIAPAATLPVTLIMLEAVRDHHAATGHRVGVKPAGGIRTTKDAIRNLVLVNEVAGAAWLDPDHFRLGASSLLNDLLMQRTKLTTGSYPGPDYYTLD
- a CDS encoding cytidine deaminase gives rise to the protein MAAIVTAADQGGLRPESVDWPRLRAAAGSAMRRAYAPYSRYPVGAAALADDGRTVTGCNVENASYGLTLCAECGLVSALHATGGGRLTAFTCVDGEERLLMPCGRCRQLLYEHGGPGLLLDTPEGVLRMDDVLPQAFGPHDLER
- a CDS encoding purine-nucleoside phosphorylase, whose translation is MAQKAAEELRSRTGVTAYDAALVMGSGWAPAADLLGDADDEFPSVDLPGFLPPAVQGHSGTVRSVARGDKKLLVFLGRTHLYEGHGPDAVAHGVRTAVAAGASTVILTNAAGSLDPKVGVGTPVLIADHLNLTTRSPLTGATFVDLSRTYSARLRDLAKEAEPSLSEGVYAAMPGPHFETPAEIRMLRSLGADLVGMSTVLEAIAARELGAEVLGISLVTNIAAGLEGADLDHQEVLAAGRRSAGDVGALLAAVTDKL